Part of the Novosphingobium sp. ZN18A2 genome, CGATCCTCGAGCCCGAAGTGGATATCGCTGAGGTGGAAAATGCGCATCGGCGCCGCATTAGCGAACGCGGACGGTCCCGTCACCCGTTCCGGCGCGCCTGTCATCCGCCGGTCGTTATCAGGTCGACTTCGGCATGCGCCAGTTCGAACGCGATATCGTGCCCGCCTTCGGCCGGTTCGCCGTCGATCAGCAGGTCGGTCGCTTCGCCGTCAAGCCCGCGGCACGTCAGTGCTTCGAACGTGCCCAGCTTGTCATGCGGTCCCTGGCGGAAGTTGCGGCGCAGCAGTGCAAGGCCCTGTTGCGCATAGTCGGCGAAACTTGCCGCGTAATAGCCTTCGGCGATGATCCCCTTGTCGTCGGGCGTCAGCATGATCGCGGAATAACCTTCGCTCCGGCATCCTTTTGCCGGTTCGCAGATAACCATCGATCCGGCGGTGCTTTCCTCAATCGCCGAAGCGGTCTCCGAGATGAAGCGCAGCACGTCGCCCGCCCGCATCGCCTCGCGCACGTGGTTCCACGCCGTTCCCGGACCGACGATCAGGCCCGCCAGGGCATCGCCGCTTGCCGTGCGGATAACCGGAATCCTGCGAACCCGCGCATCGTCCAGCCGCGCCAGGATGGCAGGCGCATCACGCTCGCCGTGGAGAATGATGGAAAGCAGGTTCATCGTCCCGCCGGGCAGAACCAGTATCCGGCCGCCCCAGCCGTAAAGCCCCGTTACTGCCGCGTTCACCGTGCCGTCTCCGGCGAAGACGACCAGCGTTGCGATGCCTGCGGCATCGAGTTTGTCCGCCGTGGGGAGCGGTTCGCTGGGGAACAGGATCGTCTTCGCCACCGCAAGCCCTGCCCGCTTCAGCGCCCCGTCCAGTTCTTCAAGCCTGCCTTCATCGTTGCTGCCACTGGCCGGGTTGCGCACCAGCCAGACCGATCCTGCCGTCTCCATGCCTGGCCAATCCTGCAATGCCGCCACGGTTCCCGCAGTTCGCACCATTCCGGTCATACCCGTCCCGTCAGGACCAGCCATGCGGCAATCGCGTTCAGCAGCGAATAGGCGGCATAGGCCCCCGCGACCCACGGCGTGCCTTCCGCCACGAAAAGCAGCGACGCCAGCAGCAGCAGGAATTCCACCACCAGTGCGAAGCGGCGACCCAGCGCGTGATAGAACCAGGGCACTTCGCCAAGCAGCGGGTGCCCGCTGTCCATCACCGCGCGGTTCATCGCGAAATTTCCGATCCCCAGCAGGAAAACCACAATAAGCGCCATGGCGGCATCATAATTCGTGCCGCGCGCCTTGTCAGGAGCGCAATTACCTGTCGCCCTTTCCTGTCGTTCGCCAGTCCGGCTTGGCCGTTCGTCGGGCGGGCGCGCCGTTTGTCGGCGCAACCGCCAATCCGGTCGAGCGGGTGGCGAAACGGGTGCGCGACCGGCCTATCCAATGGTCATGCGGTGGCGGCCTGAGCCCCCGGAAAAACACAACGAAGGCCGCCATCGCAGACCCGAAAAGTCCCTGAAACCAGACCCGAGGATAATGCCATGAATCGCAAGACCATCCTTGCCGCCGGCCTGATCGGGCTGGCCTTCGCCAGCCAGCCGGCCTTCGCCAAGAGCGTGAAAGTCCCCTACCACGACCTGGACCTTTCGACGCCGCAGGGCCAGCAGGCGCTTGACCGCCGCGTTCGTTCCGCCGCCCGTTCGGTGTGCGATGTCAGTTCGCGGCGCGTATCGCTGAACGAATGGGTCGCGGCCCGCGATTGTTACCAAGATGCCGTGTCTTCCGCCCGCAAGGCTTACGCGGACATCATCCCGGCGCGCAGGCCTGCCTGAAGGCCGCGTCCACCTGGCCCGGAAGCGGATCCAGTCCCCCGCTTCCGGGTCATTCTTAGTTGGAATTCGAAATCAGGGCCTGTCCCGCACGCCGCCCGGTCCGGGCGGCGTTCATGCAACGGCCGAAGCCTTGCGCCGGGCCTCTTCCGCATCCACGTCCACCCGGTTGCGCCACGTCAACTCGTGTCCGTCCAGGATGCGTCCGTCGTGCGCGAGGATAGAGACAGGGCCGATCGGCTGCCCGTCGCGCGCGTCGCACAGCACGGGGTCGGACGGCACGCCCAGCGCCCATTTTTCGCCCCACTGGCGCAAGGCGAGCATGGCGGGCAGCAGATCATACCCCTTGTCGGTCAGGCGATATTCGATCCGTCGCCGGTCGTCCGCACAATGCTCGCGTTTCAGGATGCCAGCCTCGACAAGCCTTGACAGGCGGTTCGAAAGGATGTTCCGGGCTATGCCCAGCGCATCGAGGAAATCCTCGAAATGCCGCACGCCGTTGAAGGCAGCGCGCAGAATCATAAAAGACCAGCGCTCCCCCATCGCCTGAAGCGCTACGGGGAGACCGCACTGGTCGGTTTCGGCGAGAGGTTCACGTAGCTTGTCCATGGACTTGAGGGTGTAACCCATGTTGCCAACCTATTTAAGTTTCTAGTTGCAACTTAAAACCTATAGTGATAGGTAGTGATTCGCAACGGAAATCGTATCCTCTCCAGATCCATGGATTTCCGGCATTGACCAAAGGGGAAAGACCATGACCGCCATTAGCACCAACGTGCTTCGCAACACGATGATCGCAACCGCCGCCCTGATCGGCACCGTCGCCACTTTCGGCGTAACCACCACGCCGGTTCGCGCGGCGGAAACCTATTACACCGCCAAGCTGGCCGCGCCGGTCGACGGCGAACAGCGTGCCGTTCTGGGCGATACGATGTGGACCTGCGCAGGCGACAGCTGCACCGCCCCGCGCGACACCTCGCGCCCGAAGATCACGTGCGAACGCCTGGTCAAGAAGTTCGGCGAAGTGTCCTCGTTCGCCACGCCGAAGGGGGAACTTTCGGGCAAGAAGCTGGCTGGCTGCAACGCCAAGGCCTGATTTCCGCCATCTCCAGCGCGCGCCCGGTTCCAATCCCATCGGAGCGCGCCTGACTGACGGGCCGCGGCACCGGATCGAATTCCGGCCGCCGCGGCCCGCATTTTTTGTTGTTCGCCCGATTTTGCGGTGACCCGCCGGCGCGCGTCACTATAGTCGCGCGTATGCGTATCCCAGCCCTTTTGGCCGCCGCTTCGCTTGTCCTGCCGCTTCCCGCCGCCGCACAGCAAGCCGCCCCGCCCCCGCCGGACCTATCGAAACTCACGCTGGAACATCGCGCCGCGCTGAAATGCGCCGCCGTTTTCGCGATCGTCGCGTCCGAACAGCAGCGCGGCGTGGAAAGCGCGCTCGAATGGCCGCCGCTCGGCTGGCGCGGCAAGGAATACTTCGTGCGCACCAGCGCGCGGGTGATCGATGAGGCCGGGCTGACGAAGGAACAGGTGCGCGACCTTCTGGTGGCCGATGTCGCCGCGTTCCAGAAACAGGCGGTCGACTCGCACGATCCCGACGGAACGGTAAAGGCGGCGATGAAACCGTGCCTGACGCTGCTCGACGCCGCGATCCCGCCGCTGCAGACGCCCGACCTGCTTACCTGCAGCGCGATCCTGCAACTCGCCTATGACGAGGTGCACACGCGCGAGGGATTGAGCGCGTCTGCAAAAGACCTGAAGACGCTGGCCCTTGTGCTGAAGGACCGCGCGAGAAAGCAGCTAATCGCCGGCGGCAAGAGCGGCAATGAGGCCGACCGCGCGATCGAACAGGCGCATGACAGGGTGGTCGGGGAAGACGCGGACAAGAGCAAGGGCGGCGCCAACCGCTATGACATCAACGTGTGCTTCGACCTCGCCAAGCCGGACAAGGCCAAGCATTATTGATGCGGCCCCCGGCAGCGCGCGCCCGCCGCACTCCGATTTGACTTGGCAGGCGCGCCCCACCGGCTAGTCTGTTTGCGGCGCTTTTTCGCTGTTTGGAGGGAATTGCCGTGAACGGTCTGCTGATACTTCTGGTCGTGCTGGTGATCGTCTATCTCGTCACCGGGATCCGGGTGGTCCGGCAGGGCTATGTCTATACCGTCGAAAGGCTGGGCAAGTTCACGCTGGCGGCGTCGCCGGGGCTGCATTTCATCGTGCCCTTCGTCGACCGCGTCGGCCGCAAGATCAACATGATGGAACAGGTGCTCGACATTCCCGGGCAGGAGATCATCACGCGCGACAACGCGATGGTCGGCGTGGACGCTGTGGTGTTTTTCCAGGTGCTGGACCCGGGCAAGGCGGCTTACGAGGTCGCCAATCTCACCGTCGCGCTGATGCAGCTTACCACCACCAACCTGCGCACGGTGATGGGCAGCATGGACCTTGATGAAACGCTGTCGAAGCGCGACGAGATCAACGCGCGGCTGCTGGCGGTGATCGACCATGCGACATCGCCCTGGGGCGTGAAGATCACGCGGATAGAGATCAAGGATATCCGCCCGCCGCTCGACATATCGAACGCGATGGCCCGCCAGATGAAGGCGGAGCGTGAAAAGCGCGCGCAGATCCTGGAAGCCGAAGGCGAAAAGCAGGCCGAGATCCTGCGCGCCGAGGGCGAGAAGCAGTCCAACATCCTCGAGGCGGAGGGCCGCCGCGAAGCCGCTTTCCGCAATGCCGAAGCGCGCGAACGCGAAGCCGAGGCCGAAGCGAAGGCCACGCTGGTCGTTTCCGAAGCGATCGCCAGTTCGGGCACGCAGGCGCTGAACTATTTCGTCGCGCAGAAATACGTGGAGGCGGTGCAGAAGTTCGCCACGTCGCCCAACGCCAAGACCATCCTGTTCCCGGTGGAAGCAACGCAGCTGATCGGCTCTCTGGGCGGGATCGGCGAACTGGTGAAGGAAGCCGTCGGCGCGCCGCCCGCCGCCTCTCCGCAACCGCCGCGCACCACGGTGCCGCGCACCGCCGCGCCGCCACGCCAGACGGAGGGCTGAACCGATGCTGGACAGCTTTGTGGCGACCGTTACCAGCCACTGGGGCTGGCTGGCACTGGGCGTGGGGCTTGCCATCGCCGAGATGCTGGCGCCGGGCTATTTCCTGATCTGGATCGCCGCTGCCGCCTTCCTGACCGGGATCATCGCCGCGCAGCTTCCGGTGGGGCTGGCGGCGCAGGTTGTGATCTTCGTGGTGCTGGCCGCGCTCGTCCTGTTCGGTGCGCGGTCGTGGCTGGCCGACAACCCGATCGAGAGCGCGGACCCCAACATGAACGATCGCGGCGCAAGGCTGATCGGCGAAACGGTGATCGTGACCCATGCGATAGACGGCGGCTCCGGACGGGTGAAACAGGGCGATTCGGAATGGATCGCGCGCGGCCCGGACGCCGAACCCGGCACACGGATGCGCGTATCGGGGCACGATGGCGCGATCCTGCTGGTCGAACACTTGCACTGACGCGGGGCCGCATCCCATATCCCTTGGCAACAAGGGAGAATCGAACGTGTCCGACAAGATCCAGCTGACCGACGCCGAATGGCGCGAACGCCTTACGCCCGAGCAGTATCAGGTGCTGCGCCAGGCGGGGACGGAGCGCGCCTTCACCGGCAAGTACGAAAAGAACAAGGCCGCCGGCATGTATCGTTGCGCTGGGTGCGGTGCGCCGCTGTTCCTGTCCGGAACCAAGTATGACAGCGGATCGGGCTGGCCCAGCTTCACCGCGCCGGTCGACGGCGAAGCGGTGGAAGTCCACCGCGATGCGTCGCACGGCATGGTCCGCACCGAAGTGCGCTGCGCGAAGTGCGAAGGGCATCTTGGCCACGTTTTCCCGGATGGCCCCGGCCCCGACGGGCTGCGTTACTGCATGAACAGCGCATCGCTCGATTTCGAACCGCAAGACGATTGATCCGGCATTTGCCGCGCGAAAACGGGCGCTTTTTCCGTCCGCGCGAGAAATCGATTAATTCCCGGTTACAACTTGCCTATGCATGGGCGAATGGACGGGCGCGGATGCCCGCGAGGGAAACGATAACAGCGTAATGGCAAGACGGGACACCCCGCGCGGCTCTGGTTCGGGCCGCTCATCACGATCACGCAAGGCAAAGCCGTTCTGGCGGCGATGGCTCGGACGGCTGTTCGTCTGGGGCCTGGCCTTCGCGTTGCTGGGCGCGATCGTGCTGGGCGTGGCCGTCGCGATGACAGAGCGTTCGCTGCCCAGCTACCAGTCGCTGAAGTCCAGCCAGACCGGCCAGATGATCGTGGTGCGCGCGAACGACGGGTCCGAACTCGTCACGCTTGGCCCCAGCTATGGCAAGTGGGTGCCCTATGCCCAGATCCCGAAGACGATGACCGAAGCGATCGTTTCGACGGAGGACCGGCGTTATCGCGACCATTTCGGCATCGATCCGCTGGGCATCGCCCGGTCGATCATGGTGCGCGTGGAAACCGGCCACTGGCGGCAGGGCGGATCGACGATCACCCAGCAGCTGGCACGCAACATCTTCCTCAACAATTCCAAGACCTTCGCCCGCAAGGCACGCGAAGCGGTCCTGGCGCTGGCGCTGGAACAGAAATTCTCGAAAGACCAGATACTCGAGCTGTATCTGAACAAGGTCTATTTCGGCGGCGGCGCCTATGGCATCGACGCGGCCAGCCGCAAGTTCTTCGGCCATCCCGCGCAGCAGCTGACCTTGGGCGAATCCGCGATTGTCGCGGGGCTGGTGAAGGCACCGTCGCACTATTCGCCCACCGCCGACGCCGAAGCCGGGAAGGAGCGCGCGCACGTGGTGCTGGGCCTGATGGTCCGCCACGGCGCGATCACCCAGGCCCAGGCGGACGCGGTAAACCTGGACAAGGTGAAGCTGGCGAAGGAAACCGGGCAGAACTCGGTGCGCTATTTCACCGACTGGGCGCTGCCCCAGCTAGACGTGCTGCTGCCCGAAAACGACAAGCCGATAGAAGTCTGGACCACGCTCGATCCCGGCATGCAGCGCGCGGCCACCGCGGCGATCAAGGCCAATGCCCCCAAGGGCGCGCAAGGCGCGCTGGTCAGCCTTGACCGTGACGGCGCTGTGCTGGCGATGGTGGGCGGCACCGATTACGTGACCAGCAACTATAACCGCGCGACGGACGCGATGCGCCAGCCCGGCTCTGCATGGAAGCTGTTCGTCTATATGGCCGCGCTGGAAGCGGGATATACGCCCGACGACCGCGTGGTTGACGAGCCGGTGACGATCGACGGGTGGAGCCCCAAGAACGCGGGCAACCACTATGCCGGCGCAATCGACGTGCGCAGCGCCTTTGCCTATTCGAAGAACACCGTTGCCGCGCAACTGGGCAACGAAGTTGGCTTTGCCGCGGTAGCGGGAATGGCGCGGCGCTTTGGCATCACCACGCCGATCAACACGATGCCCGCGATGGTGCTGGGCAGTTCGGAAGTGCGCGTGATCGACATGACGCGCGCCTTTGCGGGCGTGGAGGCGAAGGGCCAGCTGGTCACGCCATACGGCATCCGCAAGGTGACGACGACCGACGGCGAAGTGCTGTACCAGCACCAGCCCAACCCGCCGCAAGTCCTCGTCCCGCCCTATGTCGTGGCCGGAATTACCGACCTGTTGCAGACCACGGTCAACACCGGCACGGGCCGCGCCGCGCAGATCGGCCGGCCGGTCGCGGGCAAGACCGGAACGACCAGCTCCGACAAGGACGGTTGGTTCGTGGGCTTTTCCAGCGGGATCACCACCGGCGTATGGATGGGCCGCGACGATGCCAAACCGGTGCCTGGACTTCACGGCGGCGCCGCGCCTGCGCGGGCCTTTGCCGCCTATATGCGCTATGCCACCGCCAAGCGGCCGGTCGAGCATTTCGATACCGAGGTGAAACTGCCCCAATGGCAGCTTGAACCGGACGACGAGGCCTATCAGGGCGATCCGGGCGACTATTACTATGTCGACGAGCAGGGCAACCTGGTCGATCCGTCGCACGCCGGCCAGCAAGACCAGCCGCAGCGCCCGGCCGATGGCCAGCCACTGCCCTCCGGCCCGGACGGCCTTGTCCCGGCGGGTCCGCCCCCGCCCGCCGCTGGCGAGGATTTCCTCGACCGTGCGACCGGGAAGCAGGACGGGCAGGGCACCACGCAAACGGGCGCGCTTTCCCCCGACGTGAAGCGCAACATCGCACCGCGTCCGCGCATGGCGCCAACGCCCACGCCGATACCCACGCGAACCGTGGCCCCGCCTTCCGTGCCGCGCCCGTCCGGTTACTGAAACACGCGAACCATTTCGGCTTCCATGCGTTGATCGGGTATGATGGCGGGCCACGGGCCTGCGGCCGATACGCATGGGAGACGAAAATGGGACTGCTGAACTGGGCGGCTGCGGGGATCGCCGGCGGCTATGCCATCTATCGCATCGCCAATCGTTCACGCCGGCGGCACGCCGCGCTGCCGGGCCGGAACGGCTTTGGCGGCAACTTTTCCAAGGTGCGCGATGCCGGGGCGGACGCACAGCGCGACCGTCCCGTGCAATGGGACAAGGTGGACGAAGCGATGGACGAAACCTTCCCGGCCAGCGACCCGCCTGCCAGCTATTGACGCCCGACAGCTTAGGGCGCGTGGACAGGTAAAAGCCTGAAGCTAACCGTTCCTACGCTGGGATGGCGGGATAAGGGAACGCGAAAAGGGCCGCGCCGGGCTTATACCGGCGCGGCCCTTTTGCATGGCCTGCTCGCTGCGCCTGGTCAGCGCAGGCGGATAGGCACGTAGATGGCCGGCTGGCCGCGCCGCTTCACGCGCAGCAGAAGCGCTTCGCGCCCGTCGGCCTTGGCCGCGCGCACCGCCGATTCGAGGTCGCCCGGAGAGGCGACGTCGCGATAGTTCGCCGACATGATGATATCGCCGCGCTGCAAGCCCTTGGCCGCCGCGTCGGACGAATTGTCGACGCCTGTCACCACAACGCCGGTCACGTCTCCCGCGCCAAGCTGGCGCGCGATCTGCGGGGTCAGCGTGATCACGCCCAGCCCCAGCGACTTCTCGATCGTGCCGGACTGGTCCTGCTGGTCCTGTCCGTTGGCGAAAGGATTGTTGTCCTGGCTGTTCGGGTCGAACGATTGCTGCGCAAGTTCCTTCTCGCTCGGCCGCGTGGCGACCGTGACGTTCAGCGTCATGCGCTTGCCGTTGCGGATCACCTCAAGCGGGATGCGCGTGCCCGGAGGCGTGTTGGCCACCAGGTAGGACAGCGACTGGTCGGGCGTCACGTCCTTGCCGTTGACGGCGGTGACCACGTCGCCCGCCTTGATACCGGCCTTGCCCGCGGGTCCGTCCGGCTCGACCGCCTGGATGAATTCACCACGGTTGTGCGCAATGCCCAGCGAATCCGCCAGGTCGTCGCTCACCGCCTGAATGCGCACGCCCAGATAGCCGCGCTCGATCTTTTCGCCCTTGATCAGCTTCTGCACGATCGGCGCCGCCGTATCGGCGGGGATCGCGAAGCCGATGCCCACGCTGCCGCCGGTGGGCGAGAAGATCGCGTTGTTGATGCCGATCACCTGGCCCTGCATGTCGAACATCGGCCCGCCCGAGTTGCCCCGGTTGATCGATGCGTCGGTCTGCAGATAGCGGTCATAGGCGCTGCCCGATCCGGTGTTGCGATACACCGCCGAGATGATGCCGGCCGTCACCGTGCCGCCCAGCCCGAACGGGTTGCCGATCGCCAGAACCCAGTCGCCCACGCGCGCCTTGCGCGAATCCCCGAACTTCACGAACGGGAACGGCTTGGTGCGGTTGATCTTCAGCACCGCAAGGTCGGACGCATCGTCGCTGCCGACCAGCTTGGCCGGATACTCTGTGCCGTCCTGCAGGGTGACGGTGATCGATTCCACCTTGCCCTTGCCGTCGGCGGTGATGACGTGGTTGTTGGTGACCACATAACCATCGGCCGAAATGATGAAGCCCGACCCCAGCGACTGCGCCTCACGCGTGGTCGTGCCGCCGCCCTGGCCGCCGAACATGTCGCCGAAGGGCGTTCCGGCAAAGGGATTGGTCTGCACGCGCATGCGCTGGCGGGTGGAGATGTTGACCACCGCCGGCTGAAGCTGCTCTGTCAGGTCCGCAAAGCTGGATGGGGCACCTGCACGCGGCACCACGGTGCGCATTTCGGTCTG contains:
- a CDS encoding diacylglycerol kinase family protein, encoding METAGSVWLVRNPASGSNDEGRLEELDGALKRAGLAVAKTILFPSEPLPTADKLDAAGIATLVVFAGDGTVNAAVTGLYGWGGRILVLPGGTMNLLSIILHGERDAPAILARLDDARVRRIPVIRTASGDALAGLIVGPGTAWNHVREAMRAGDVLRFISETASAIEESTAGSMVICEPAKGCRSEGYSAIMLTPDDKGIIAEGYYAASFADYAQQGLALLRRNFRQGPHDKLGTFEALTCRGLDGEATDLLIDGEPAEGGHDIAFELAHAEVDLITTGG
- a CDS encoding UrcA family protein, which translates into the protein MNRKTILAAGLIGLAFASQPAFAKSVKVPYHDLDLSTPQGQQALDRRVRSAARSVCDVSSRRVSLNEWVAARDCYQDAVSSARKAYADIIPARRPA
- a CDS encoding helix-turn-helix domain-containing protein, whose product is MDKLREPLAETDQCGLPVALQAMGERWSFMILRAAFNGVRHFEDFLDALGIARNILSNRLSRLVEAGILKREHCADDRRRIEYRLTDKGYDLLPAMLALRQWGEKWALGVPSDPVLCDARDGQPIGPVSILAHDGRILDGHELTWRNRVDVDAEEARRKASAVA
- a CDS encoding SPFH domain-containing protein → MNGLLILLVVLVIVYLVTGIRVVRQGYVYTVERLGKFTLAASPGLHFIVPFVDRVGRKINMMEQVLDIPGQEIITRDNAMVGVDAVVFFQVLDPGKAAYEVANLTVALMQLTTTNLRTVMGSMDLDETLSKRDEINARLLAVIDHATSPWGVKITRIEIKDIRPPLDISNAMARQMKAEREKRAQILEAEGEKQAEILRAEGEKQSNILEAEGRREAAFRNAEAREREAEAEAKATLVVSEAIASSGTQALNYFVAQKYVEAVQKFATSPNAKTILFPVEATQLIGSLGGIGELVKEAVGAPPAASPQPPRTTVPRTAAPPRQTEG
- a CDS encoding NfeD family protein; protein product: MLDSFVATVTSHWGWLALGVGLAIAEMLAPGYFLIWIAAAAFLTGIIAAQLPVGLAAQVVIFVVLAALVLFGARSWLADNPIESADPNMNDRGARLIGETVIVTHAIDGGSGRVKQGDSEWIARGPDAEPGTRMRVSGHDGAILLVEHLH
- the msrB gene encoding peptide-methionine (R)-S-oxide reductase MsrB, with the protein product MSDKIQLTDAEWRERLTPEQYQVLRQAGTERAFTGKYEKNKAAGMYRCAGCGAPLFLSGTKYDSGSGWPSFTAPVDGEAVEVHRDASHGMVRTEVRCAKCEGHLGHVFPDGPGPDGLRYCMNSASLDFEPQDD
- a CDS encoding PBP1A family penicillin-binding protein encodes the protein MARRDTPRGSGSGRSSRSRKAKPFWRRWLGRLFVWGLAFALLGAIVLGVAVAMTERSLPSYQSLKSSQTGQMIVVRANDGSELVTLGPSYGKWVPYAQIPKTMTEAIVSTEDRRYRDHFGIDPLGIARSIMVRVETGHWRQGGSTITQQLARNIFLNNSKTFARKAREAVLALALEQKFSKDQILELYLNKVYFGGGAYGIDAASRKFFGHPAQQLTLGESAIVAGLVKAPSHYSPTADAEAGKERAHVVLGLMVRHGAITQAQADAVNLDKVKLAKETGQNSVRYFTDWALPQLDVLLPENDKPIEVWTTLDPGMQRAATAAIKANAPKGAQGALVSLDRDGAVLAMVGGTDYVTSNYNRATDAMRQPGSAWKLFVYMAALEAGYTPDDRVVDEPVTIDGWSPKNAGNHYAGAIDVRSAFAYSKNTVAAQLGNEVGFAAVAGMARRFGITTPINTMPAMVLGSSEVRVIDMTRAFAGVEAKGQLVTPYGIRKVTTTDGEVLYQHQPNPPQVLVPPYVVAGITDLLQTTVNTGTGRAAQIGRPVAGKTGTTSSDKDGWFVGFSSGITTGVWMGRDDAKPVPGLHGGAAPARAFAAYMRYATAKRPVEHFDTEVKLPQWQLEPDDEAYQGDPGDYYYVDEQGNLVDPSHAGQQDQPQRPADGQPLPSGPDGLVPAGPPPPAAGEDFLDRATGKQDGQGTTQTGALSPDVKRNIAPRPRMAPTPTPIPTRTVAPPSVPRPSGY
- a CDS encoding Do family serine endopeptidase, with product MRYAYGVTTALLLAGSALTLATGFPAGAQVAQNDQTEMRTVVPRAGAPSSFADLTEQLQPAVVNISTRQRMRVQTNPFAGTPFGDMFGGQGGGTTTREAQSLGSGFIISADGYVVTNNHVITADGKGKVESITVTLQDGTEYPAKLVGSDDASDLAVLKINRTKPFPFVKFGDSRKARVGDWVLAIGNPFGLGGTVTAGIISAVYRNTGSGSAYDRYLQTDASINRGNSGGPMFDMQGQVIGINNAIFSPTGGSVGIGFAIPADTAAPIVQKLIKGEKIERGYLGVRIQAVSDDLADSLGIAHNRGEFIQAVEPDGPAGKAGIKAGDVVTAVNGKDVTPDQSLSYLVANTPPGTRIPLEVIRNGKRMTLNVTVATRPSEKELAQQSFDPNSQDNNPFANGQDQQDQSGTIEKSLGLGVITLTPQIARQLGAGDVTGVVVTGVDNSSDAAAKGLQRGDIIMSANYRDVASPGDLESAVRAAKADGREALLLRVKRRGQPAIYVPIRLR